From the genome of Sediminibacter sp. Hel_I_10:
GTCGGGATTGACGCTGCTATCTTTATGCACCCTACCACCTGGAAGGCTTCTGGACACGTTGATGCTTTTAACGATCCGCTTATAGACAACAAAGACTCTAAAAAGCGTTACCGCGCCGATGTTTTGGTTGAAGACTATTGTGCTAAAATTGAAAGCAAAATAGATAAGGAAGTTTCTAAAGCCGAAAAACGCTTTGGTGAGGCCTTTAATAAAGAAGAATTTGTAACCACCAACCCTCGGGTTGTTGGCTATTTTGAAAAAATAGACAGCATCTTAAAACGTCTGGGTAAATCTTTAGAAAATGAAGACTTAGCAGATGTCAAGGCGTTGATTGAAGAGTTGGAAATTGCAGATCCAATGACCGGATCCCGTAATTGGACAGATGTCAAGCAGTTTAACTTAATGTTTGGCACTAAGCTTGGTGCTTCCGCAGAGCACGCGATGGATTTGTACTTAAGACCAGAAACGGCTCAAGGTATTTTTGTCAATTTCCTCAACGTTCAAAAAACAGGACGTATGAAAATTCCTTTCGGAATTGCACAAACAGGAAAAGCCTTTAGAAATGAAATTGTAGCAAGACAATTCATTTTTAGAATGCGCGAGTTTGAACAAATGGAAATGCAATTTTTTATCAAACCAGGCACACAAAAAGAATGGTTTGAGCATTGGAAATCGGCACGAATGAAGTGGCATTTATCTTTAGGCTTGGGATCTGACAACTATCGTTTTCATGACCATGAGAAATTAGCCCATTATGCCGATGCCGCTACAGATATTGAATTCAAATTTCCTTTCGGATTTAAAGAATTAGAGGGCATTCACTCCCGTACTGATTTTGATTTGAAACAACACGAAGAATTCTCTGGCAAAAAGCTACAGTATTTTGACCATGAAGAAAATGCCAGCTATACCCCATACGTTCTAGAGACCTCTATTGGATTAGACCGCATGTTTTTGGCAGTATTTTCAAATGCACTGGAAGATGAAACTCTTGAAGATGGCAGTGTGAGAACAGTACTTAAATTGCCAGCTGTTTTAGCTCCAACAAAAGCAGCCATCTTACCACTGGTCAAAAAAGACGGCTTACCAGAAATTGCCCAAAAAATAGTTGAAGAATTGAAATGGGACTTTAACGTCACTTACGACGAAAAGGATGCCGTAGGACGACGCTATAGAAGACAGGATGCCAATGGTACCCCATTTTGTATTACCGTTGATCATGACACCTTAGAAGACCACATGGTCACTATTCGTCACCGTGATACTATGGAGCAACAACGGGTTAAGATTGATGATCTCAAAGACATCATCAAGAAAGAAGTTGATGTTAAGGAGTGGTTAATGAAAATGTAATTTGTTCCTGATAAATAAAAAAAGCGCCAAGGTAATGCTACCTTGGCGCTTTTTTTTAATGATTATGTTCTCCACCACTATCACTAAGCAACATACTCGTCCCTTTAATTACAATTTGCTTATCCTTTAAAGCTTCAGCATTTAAAATCTCAAAGCTGTTTTCGGTTTGGTTTCCCAACTCCAATTTTACTTTCTCAAAATTAAAGCCGTTCTCATTTTGCTCCACTAAAACTAAAGCGAACGCATTATCACCGACCTCAATGACCGCCTCTCTTGGCAAACCCAGCTGCTTTTGAGTATCAGTGATAATTTCTGCATCTATAAACATTCCAACAATAAAATTTTCTTGATCATTATCAAAATGCCCGTGCACTTTAACACGTCTTGTTTTATCGTCAATTGTGGTGCCCACCAAGTGTACTTCTGCTTCAAAACTTTTTCCTGAAGCTTCAGGAATCTTAAATAGAATTTTTTGTCCCTTCTTTACGTTCATGATGTCTTTTTCAAAAACCGATAGCTCTAAGTGAATATGATCGGTATCTACAATTTCCATGATCACTTCGCTTGTGGATACATAAGTCCCGTTGCTTACATTTACCTTAGTAACATAACCATCAATTGGCGCATAAAGGTTAATGGTTGTGCTGATATTTCCGGCCAAGACGTTTGACGGATTAATGTTCATCATTTGTAATTTTTTCTGTAATCCGTTGTAATGAGCCAAATTACTTTTATAGGTACTTTCAGCTTTGAGATAATTTTTTTCTGAAGTAATTTGTTCATCATATAGCGTTTTCTGACGCGTAAATTCAGATTTCAAATAGTTCAATTGTTCTGCAACTTCCAGGTAATTCTGCTGAATTTCCACAAACTCCGTGTTTTCCAAAGTCACTAAAAGTTGTCCTTTTTTAACCCTATCTCCAACCAATAAAGGTGTCTTAGTAATATAGCCAGCAACAAAAGTAGTTACGCTAGATTTATTATGAGGTGGCACATCAATCATCCCGTTGGCTTTTATTGATTGATTAAAATCAAATTCGACTAAGGTGCCAAAGGCCATGTCTTCACCTTCAAATTGGGCTTTTGTAATAGACACATCTTCTGCATGAGCATTTGTGCCTTCCTTTTGCTCTGGTTGTTTTTCTGAATTTCCACAAGCTACTAGAGCCATTGAAATTATGAGGATATATATACGTTTCATCTTTATAAAGTTAAATAGTTGATTGTAATTATCGTTTGATTGTATTGATTGAGCTGCTCCAAGTAAGTCAACTCAATGGTTTGGGCAGTCTCTAAACTTTGGATGTATTGAAAAAAGTCAATTTCCCCTTCTTTAAATGTTCGTGTTGCGGTCTTGACGATTTCCTCAGAAAGTGTTTTGCCTTGAGTCTCATAATAACGAATACCGTCTTCATAACGACTAAGTGTTGCCAAAAGCGATTGGTACTCTGCATCCAATTGTTTTTGATAGTCGTTCTTTTGTTCGATGACAATAGCTTCTGATAGTTTTGAAGCCTTAATTTTAGACCGTTGGGCACCAAATAAAATAGGAATCTTCAAACCAAATTTATAGCCGATGAGATTTTGATTTAATTGACTATTGGACCCCTGAAAATATTCGGCACTCAAATCTGGCAGAAACCCCTGCCGCTCTAATTTGGTCTTTGCTTGTTGGTATTGTATTGATGCGTCATAGAGCCTTAAACCTACGTTTTCACCTACCGATAAATTCTCAAGCTGTAGCTTTTCAAGCGCCTCTTCTTTAATATCAATACTGTCTACTTGAACTATTTTTTTTAATTGCTCGTTAGACAAAACCACATCCCTTAAAGATTGTTTATAAAGCGTCTCCAATTGCTTCTGTTTGGAGCGAGCGGTGATCATTTCAAGATAATTGGTTTCTCCCAACTCAAAACGACGTTCTGCTTTTTTAGCGAAGTCTTGATAAAGACTGTCCAAAAAGCGATACACTTTAGCTTTTTGCTTGGTATACCGTAGCTCATAAAAATTAGAATAGACACGCTTGGTTACCTGCTGCAATTGCAATACATAACTTGCCTCTTGCACACCAACTTTTGAGGTATTCACCTGCTTTTGGGCAAAGTAAACCGTAGGAAATTTAAAGTCTTGGGATACTCCAAACACTTTAAGTGGTTGGTTATTGATTGCCAAATTATTTTCGTCATACTGATAATAAATATTGGTTTTGTCAAAATTGAACGCCGAACCTATTAAAGCGTTTGATTCTTCAATTTTTAGATCTTCTGCTTTTAAGTTGGCATTGTTCGCTTTAGCTAAGGCCAAAGTTTCTTGCACGGTTAATGCTTTATTTTGTGCACTTACCGAAAAGGTAAACAGTAGGACTATAATTGTTGTTATAGCAGTTTTATTCATCTTTATTGTTTTTTTTTCTTCAAACCAAGCATACAATACGGGCAAAACCACTAAGGTCAACAGTGTTGCGGTTACCAATCCGCCAATAACCACCGTTGCCAAATGTCGTTGTACCTCGGCACCAGCGTTGGTAGAGATGGCCATTGGTAAAAATCCTAGAGCAGCTGCCATTGCCGTTAACAATACGGGCCTAAGCCGTTCTGTAGTTCCCTTTTTAATACGATCCTCAATATTGGCATGTCCTTCTGCTTTAAGCGCCTTAAAGTGTTCAATAAGTACAATTCCGTTTAAAACGGCTATCCCAAATAGCGCTATAAATCCCACACCTGCGGAAATGCTAAAGGGCAGATCTCTTATCCAGAGTAGAAGGATGCCTCCAACGGCAGATAAAGGGATGGCAGAATATACAATTAAGGCTTCCTTTACCGAATTAAAGGCGAAATACAGCAGAATAAAAATGAGTACTAGAGCGACCGGTACAGCAACAAGTAGGCGGTCTTTAGCACTTTGTAAGTTTTCAAATTGACCGCCATATGTTATTGTATAGCCTACAGGCAATTTGAGATTGCTATCTAAAATCTGTTGCACGTCGTTTACCACAGATTGTAGATCACGGTTTCTTACATTGATACCCACCACAATTCGGCGTTTGGTGTTGTCTCTAGAAATTTGAGCAGGACCTGTGGTATAACTAATGTCGGCCAGTTCACTAAGCGGAACTTTAGTTCCGTTAGGGGTGTCTATATACAAATTCTGAAGACTTGCTAAATTTTCTCGGTTCTGTTCTTGCAGACGCACCACAAGGTCAAATCGCTTTTCACCTTCAAAAATACTTCCCATTGATTCTCCTGCAAAACCCATTGAAATGATGCGATTCAAATCTGAAATATTTAATCCATAGCGTGCAATTTTACTTCTATTGAACGCCACGCTCATTTGAGGCAAACCCTCTACCTTTTCGACCGAAATATCTGCAGCCCCTTCAACATTTTGAATTAGGGATTTGATTTCTTCGGCCTTAGTGGCTAACACACTTAGGTCATCTCCAAAAATCTTAATCGCTACATCTGCCCTCACACCTGTAACCAACTCATTAAAACGCATTTCAATGGGCTGTGTAAACTCCACCTCCATTCCTGGGATTATGGTAAGGGCTTCTTTAAATTTATCGGCCAACTCATCTTTACTCGTTGCAGAAACCCACTCATCTTTAGGTTTCAGTTTGATTATAATGTCACTTTGCTCCATAGACATGGGGTCTGTTGGAACTTCTGCAGCTCCAATTCTCGATACCACCTGGTCTACTTCTGGAAATTTATCCAATAAAATCGTTTCAATTCTTGTCGTGATTTCTATGGTTTTCCCCAATGAGGTTCCTGTCTTTAATATGGGCTGAATCACAAAATCTCCCTCATCTAATGTGGGTACAAATTCACCGCCCATGGTACTGAATATCCAAAAACTCACAGTCAATAAGATGGCTGAAAGCCCTACAACCCACCGTTTGTGCAGTAATGCCCAATTGATCACAGGTTGGTACTGTTTTGTTATAAAACCCATTAGTTTTACTGAAATGTTATTGGCAGATTGCTTACTTGGTCTTAAAAACAAGGAAGACACCACGGGCACATAGGTTAAACAAAGCAGCATCGCGCCAATAAGAGCAAAACTAAAGGTCATGGCCATTGGCTTAAACATTTTACCTTCAATACCACTTAACGACAGAATAGGAATAAATACAATAAGAATGATTAATTGCCCAAAAATGGCAGAACTCATCATTTTTGAAGCACTTTTTAGAGTAATCTCGTCAATTTTCGTCTGTTTTTCAGAATTGTCAACAGTCTTAAGTTGACTCGATTTAGACATGATTTGAAATGCCGTAAACTCTACAATGATCACTGCTCCGTCGATAATGATTCCAAAATCGATAGCCCCTAAACTCATCAAATTGGCATCAACTCCAAACGCGTTCATCAAAATGATAGCAAACAATAAACTCAGTGGAATTACAGAAGCCACTACCAAACCCGAGCGCCAATTTCCGAGGAGCAAAACGACGACAAAAATGACAATCAACGACCCTAAGATTAAATTTTCGGCAACGGTAAATGTGGTCTTCCCTATCAATTCACTGCGCTCTAAAAACCCATTGATGTACACGCCTTCTGGCAATGTGTTTTGTATGGCTGCTACCCGTTCTTTCACGGTATCAATCACCTCTTTGGAGTTGCCGTCTTTAAGCATCATCACTTGACCCAACACTTTTTCTCCCTCTCCATTGCCTGTAATAGCCCCAAAACGGGTTGCATTTCCAAAACCAACTTGAGCAACATCTTTAATGTAAATGGGGACGCCATCGTTTTTAACCACGATGTTTTGGATATCTTCGATAGAGCCGACTAAACCTTCTCCTCTAATAAAAAAGGCCTTGTCATTCTTTTCAATATAGCCACCTCCTGCAACGCTATTGTTTTTTTCTAAAGCCTCGTAAATTTCTGAAATTGAAATTTGCATGGCCGTCAATTTGTTGGAATTGATAGCAACTTCGTACTGCTTTAAAAACCCTCCCCAAGTATTGATCTCAACAACACCAGGAATTCCAGATAATTGCCGTTTTACAATCCAATCTTGAATGGTTCGCAACTCGGTAGTGGTATAGCGATCTTCGTAACCTGGCTTTACATCGAGGATGTATTGGTAAATTTAGCCTAAACCAGTGGTAATTGGTCCCATTTCTGGAGTACCAAAACCGTCTGGAATTTGCTCTGAGGCAGAACTGATTTTTTCTGCAATAAGCTGTCTTGGCAAATATGTGCCTAGACGGTCTTCAAAAACAATAGTTACAACAGACAACCCAAATTTTGAGACCGATCTAATCTCTTTGACGCCTGGCAAATTTGCCATTTCCAATTCGATAGGATAGGTAATAAATTGCTCAACATCCTGTGTTGCTAGGTTTCGTGATGTGGTGATCACTTGCACTTGATTATTGGTAATATCGGGAACTGCTCCAATGGGAATTTGAGTCAATGAGAAAAATCCGAATCCAATAATAAAGGCGGTAAATAGAAAAACGATGAGCTTATTATTTAAGCTAAACTTGATAATATTGGTTAACATAATTCATATATAAAAAGATGAGTTAATGACAGCGCATTTTAAAAATGCACGTCTTATTAAAAATCTAAAAAATTGAATTATGCCATTTTTGGCGGTTGAAAAACGGATAGTTTTTCAAACAAAGAGCTCGACTCCTCGTAGAAGAAATTAAAAGGAATATCTATAAATAGTTGTTGATCTAAATCAAAAGAAGAGGTTTCAAACGTAAAGGCTATAGACGAGTGCACACAGGTTTGATGGTGATGTTTAAACGGTAAGTTCTCATGGTCTTTATGATCACTTGGGTGATTATCTACAGCATCCCCATAATGCTCTGCTAAAAACTGAAAAAAAGAATCGCCGTACATATTTTGGTGAAATTCGGCATGGTTTAGCAAGACATTGAGATTTGAAATGTCTTCAACACCGATTTTTAGGCTTTGAACAAGCACCAGTAAAGAAAATGCTATGGCAAACGCTTTTTGCATATGTTCAAAGTTATAAAAAAGAATCTTTAATTGATGACCGAAAATCAAAAATCACATTACAAATTAAATCTATTGAATTAAACGTCCATAAAAAAAAGACGCTCAAGTTCTTTTCAGAACCTGAGCGCCTTAACAGTTTATGTCTTTTATTTTTTTAAAATCGATACCCTAAATTAAAGCCAAGTTTGCCCACAATCTCGACATCTGAGTCTTTAGTATCTAACAAATTACGTCCTATGCCACCAACAAGCTCAAAAGTAAATCCGTTTTTAACCACCCATTTGCCTCCAACACCTAAGCCTAAAGCAAAATTTGTATAATCTTCACCTTCGCTGTAGCTAATTACCGAATCGCCATTACTTATAAAATAATACTCTTCATTTCTTACAGAATTTAACATTCCAAAGCCTTCCAAAAAGAAACCCGCCGCATATTTGTTTCCGAAGAACACACGGTAGTATGGCGAGACATAATAATTAAGGTCAATGTCAACATCAAAGGGTACAAATGCAGAAATCCCTACAGAAGAGGATTCGGATAAATTGCGCTCATAACTGGCTTCAATGGCTCCAATCAAGAGAAATATACCATTAATTTTTACTTCGTTATATTTTTCATAAACATCAGGTGCAGTCGTATCTTCTTGAGACAATGCAGAAAGCGTTACACACAACATAAGCGCACAAAAAACTATTTTTTTCATGTTATTTAGAGTTAGGGTTATTAAATGGTTTGGTAGGGTTTGTCATACCAAAATATAGATGCAATGTTACTAAAAAGGTTGCTTTAAAAATAAAAAAATACTGACTTAAAAATAGGCTTTCAATTGTACCGTTCCCGTATGAATTGTTTTTGAGGTTTCTGTTTTTCTTCCGAAGTAATTTAAATTTAAATCTAAAAATTTGGTAAGCTTTTTTTGAGCCAAGAGACTCCATGTAAAATTATTACCCGGTTGAAGCCCCTCTAAGATCTGATAGGATACCGGTGTATTGGCATCGCCCGTAAATTCATTCTTAAAGAAGTTGACCGCACCGTTTAGTGCTATTTTATTGGTGCTGTTATAGGTAAATGAAATGCCATAATTATTTTGTAAAAGCTGCTCCATATCACCAATACCATTGTCTTTTGAAGTGTATTGGTAAAACACATCAAAACGCGCATTCTCATTAAAAAGATAGGATAGTTTTGGCTGAAAACGCAGTTCATCCAACTCATAATTTCGAGAGGCGAAATTTTCGTTTTCACTTTCATTTTTTTCAATGCTCGACTCTAAATTGATGAGCCAGCTCTTAGCAATAAGGTGATTGAATTGCAGTTGATGACTGCTCAATTTATTTTCTTGAAAGCCAATGGAAAGTACACTTCTATTGGTATTATTTAAATAGGTGTAAGATGTGGTGTAATTTTGTTTTCCGCGGTTATAAAATAGTACGTTTCTAATACTATTGTTCAAGGCGAGTTGGTTATCATCTGCAGATGCAAAAGGATTCAGATCAAAGGTATTGCCCTCTCGCCTCGTTTTTCTATCGACCAAATACGACGTTTGATTATAAAAATGAGAAAAGACCTGTTTGGTTTTTTCTTCGGAAGTGGACCATTGTTGAAAATTAATCGTCAAAGACTGGCTCAACCTGTTTTGATGGGTTTTTACAAAGACCTGATTGGGCAAAAGCACCCTTATAAAACTTCCTTGATCTGAAAACTGCGCCACCTCAAACTCGT
Proteins encoded in this window:
- a CDS encoding glycine--tRNA ligase, which produces MANDDQFKKVISHAKEYGYVFQSSEIYDGLSAVYDYAQNGAELKKNIRDYWWKAMVQMNENIVGIDAAIFMHPTTWKASGHVDAFNDPLIDNKDSKKRYRADVLVEDYCAKIESKIDKEVSKAEKRFGEAFNKEEFVTTNPRVVGYFEKIDSILKRLGKSLENEDLADVKALIEELEIADPMTGSRNWTDVKQFNLMFGTKLGASAEHAMDLYLRPETAQGIFVNFLNVQKTGRMKIPFGIAQTGKAFRNEIVARQFIFRMREFEQMEMQFFIKPGTQKEWFEHWKSARMKWHLSLGLGSDNYRFHDHEKLAHYADAATDIEFKFPFGFKELEGIHSRTDFDLKQHEEFSGKKLQYFDHEENASYTPYVLETSIGLDRMFLAVFSNALEDETLEDGSVRTVLKLPAVLAPTKAAILPLVKKDGLPEIAQKIVEELKWDFNVTYDEKDAVGRRYRRQDANGTPFCITVDHDTLEDHMVTIRHRDTMEQQRVKIDDLKDIIKKEVDVKEWLMKM
- a CDS encoding DUF3575 domain-containing protein translates to MKKIVFCALMLCVTLSALSQEDTTAPDVYEKYNEVKINGIFLLIGAIEASYERNLSESSSVGISAFVPFDVDIDLNYYVSPYYRVFFGNKYAAGFFLEGFGMLNSVRNEEYYFISNGDSVISYSEGEDYTNFALGLGVGGKWVVKNGFTFELVGGIGRNLLDTKDSDVEIVGKLGFNLGYRF
- a CDS encoding efflux RND transporter periplasmic adaptor subunit, encoding MKRIYILIISMALVACGNSEKQPEQKEGTNAHAEDVSITKAQFEGEDMAFGTLVEFDFNQSIKANGMIDVPPHNKSSVTTFVAGYITKTPLLVGDRVKKGQLLVTLENTEFVEIQQNYLEVAEQLNYLKSEFTRQKTLYDEQITSEKNYLKAESTYKSNLAHYNGLQKKLQMMNINPSNVLAGNISTTINLYAPIDGYVTKVNVSNGTYVSTSEVIMEIVDTDHIHLELSVFEKDIMNVKKGQKILFKIPEASGKSFEAEVHLVGTTIDDKTRRVKVHGHFDNDQENFIVGMFIDAEIITDTQKQLGLPREAVIEVGDNAFALVLVEQNENGFNFEKVKLELGNQTENSFEILNAEALKDKQIVIKGTSMLLSDSGGEHNH